The following are from one region of the Arcobacter defluvii genome:
- the rfbC gene encoding dTDP-4-dehydrorhamnose 3,5-epimerase, producing the protein MQFVRTDIKDIVIIEPKVHGDDRGYFVETFRADKLEEFLGYKINFCQDNESKSSKGVLRGLHYQLSPYAQTKLVRVIQGRVLDVAVDIRKGSPTFGKYVAVELSAENKKQMLVPRGFAHGFVVLEDDTIFAYKVDNYYSPECDRGIAFDDRDLNIDWILNKKELNLSGKDIKQPKLNETNDLFEFGVNYYERKKEI; encoded by the coding sequence AAGATATAGTAATAATTGAACCAAAAGTTCATGGCGATGATAGAGGATACTTTGTAGAAACATTTAGAGCAGATAAATTAGAAGAATTTCTTGGATATAAAATCAACTTCTGTCAAGATAATGAATCAAAATCTTCAAAAGGAGTTTTAAGAGGACTTCATTATCAACTTTCTCCATATGCACAAACAAAATTAGTAAGAGTTATTCAAGGACGTGTGCTTGATGTTGCAGTTGATATTAGAAAAGGAAGTCCAACATTTGGAAAATATGTAGCTGTTGAATTAAGTGCTGAAAATAAAAAACAGATGCTAGTTCCAAGAGGATTTGCACATGGATTCGTAGTGCTTGAAGATGATACAATATTTGCTTATAAAGTAGATAACTATTATAGTCCTGAATGTGATAGAGGTATAGCCTTTGATGATAGAGATTTAAATATAGATTGGATTTTAAATAAAAAAGAGTTGAATCTATCAGGAAAAGATATAAAACAACCAAAATTAAATGAAACAAATGATTTATTTGAATTTGGAGTAAATTATTATGAGAGAAAAAAAGAAATTTAA